A genomic segment from Vanacampus margaritifer isolate UIUO_Vmar chromosome 3, RoL_Vmar_1.0, whole genome shotgun sequence encodes:
- the trim36 gene encoding E3 ubiquitin-protein ligase TRIM36 isoform X4 has translation MSDSEDMTEFASIVERIERGEVPIKNIERELICPICKELFTHPLILPCQHSVCHKCVRELLMLNYDDSLDGGSECSLPGSPRSRVPSPSMERLDKLVRSATVRRSLGSRGRRGLRLFSNCSSSISSPGWRRGSVTPRVTTIPCPGCQHDIDLGERGISMLFRNFTLESIVERYRQAARAAVAIMCNICKPTQQQEATKSCMDCKASYCNECFKMHHPWGTPKAQHEYVGPTTNFRPKVLMCPEHEMEKVNMYCEVCRRPVCHLCKLGGTHANHKVTSMSNAYKILKEKLAKSIHYLISKEDKVRAQITGLEQLISQTEENGQLAERQATEHFDCLFETLQERKSEMLKSIEQSRNRRMGQLKSQMEEYQGMLENSGLVGYAQEVLKETDQSCFVQTAKLLHVRIQKATESLRTFHPSADPCFDEFVLDTSREETLLKELCFGGVPDPPMIDLSKSRVYNEAAIFWKLSDDHQPTDQHLLEYRRLGGPSQSPSEEDVEDGVWQAMERMHAASTTVSGLDADSLYAFRVRTCRNSVFSPYSPEVTFHTPPAPAFDFLFSDKCGFSTERLVLSKRRDAVESMAGVAFLLAADRVQMGSYVSLDYIIGDTGISQGRHYWAFKVEPHSYMVKVGVASDTKQLEWFHNPRDTSSPRYDHDSGHDSGSEDACYELSQPFTLLTVGMGKLFIPKASPSSSTAASSGDPGNRALPMPQRLGVCLDHDAGRVYFYDADNMRCLYERQVDCSGIMYPAFGLMGGGKVQLEESVAAKRLAY, from the exons ATGTCGGACTCTGAGGACATGACGGAGTTCGCCAGCATCGTGGAGCGCATCGAGCGGGGCGAG GTTCCCATCAAGAACATCGAGCGGGAGCTGATCTGCCCCATCTGCAAGGAGCTTTTCACGCACCCGCTCATCCTACCTTGCCAGCACAGTGTGTGTCACAAATGCGTGCGCGAGCTGCTCATGCTCAACTATGACGACTCCTTGGACGGCGGTTCCGAGTGCTCGTTGCCGGGCAGTCCGAGGTCCCGCGTGCCCTCGCCCTCCATGGAGAGGTTGGACAAGCTGGTGCGATCAG CCACAGTGCGAAGGTCGCTCGGAAGTCGAGGTAGACGCGGCCTCCGGCTGTTCAGTAACTGTAGTA GCTCCATCTCATCTCCGGGCTGGCGCCGAGGCTCCGTGACACCCCGGGTCACCACTATCCCGTGCCCGGGCTGCCAGCACGACATCGACCTGGGCGAGCGCGGCATCAGCATGCTCTTCCGCAACTTCACCCTGGAGAGCATCGTGGAGCGCTACCGGCAGGCGGCCCGCGCCGCCGTCGCCATCATGTGCAACATCTGCAAGCCGACGCAGCAGCAAGAGGCCACCAAGAGCTGCATGGACTGCAAGGCCAGCTACTGCAACGAGTGCTTCAAGATGCACCACCCCTGGGGTACGCCCAAGGCCCAGCACGAGTATGTGGGACCCACCACCAACTTTAGGCCCAAG GTTCTGATGTGTCCTGAGCACGAGATGGAGAAGGTGAACATGTACTGTGAGGTGTGCCGGCGGCCCGTGTGCCACCTGTGCAAGCTTGGAGGCACGCACGCCAACCACAAGGTCACGTCCATGAGCAACGCCTACAAGATCCTCAAG GAGAAGCTGGCCAAGAGTATCCATTATCTCATCAGCAAAGAGGACAAAGTCAGGGCTCAAATTACTGGACTGGAGCAGCTCATCAGTCAGACAGAG GAAAATGGACAGCTGGCAGAGCGTCAGGCCACCGAGCACTTTGACTGCCTGTTCGAGACCCTGCAGGAGAGAAAGTCGGAGATGCTCAAATCCATTGAGCAGTCTCGAAACAGACGCATGGGACAGCTCAAATCACAG ATGGAGGAGTACCAGGGCATGCTGGAGAACAGTGGCCTGGTGGGCTATGCTCAGGAGGTACTCAAAGAGACTGACCAGTCTTGCTTTGTACAGACTGCCAAGCTGCTGCACGTCAG aaTCCAGAAGGCCACCGAGTCTCTAAGAACCTTCCACCCATCAGCTGACCCCTGCTTTGATGAGTTTGTCTTGGACACATCCAGAGAGGAGACCCTCCTCAAAGAGTTGTGCTTCGGCGGAG TTCCGGACCCCCCCATGATTGATTTGTCCAAAAGCCGCGTCTATAATGAGGCCGCCATCTTCTGGAAGCTGTCCGATGACCACCAACCCACAGACCAGCACCTGCTAGAGTACCGCAG ATTGGGCGGCCCGAGCCAGTCCCCGTCCGAAGAGGACGTCGAGGATGGCGTCTGGCAAGCGATGGAGCGCATGCATGCCGCTAGCACCACCGTGTCCGGCCTGGACGCTGACAGTTTGTATGCGTTCAGGGTGCGCACCTGCAGGAACTCCGTGTTCAGCCCTTACAGCCCTGAGGTCACCTTCCATACACCCCCTGCACCCG CATTCGACTTCCTGTTCAGTGACAAGTGCGGCTTCAGCACGGAGCGCCTCGTGCTCAGCAAGCGGCGGGACGCCGTGGAGAGCATGGCCGGCGTGGCCTTCCTGCTCGCCGCGGATCGCGTGCAGATGGGCAGCTACGTCAGCCTGGACTATATCATAGGCGACACGGGCATCTCTCAGGGAAG ACACTATTGGGCCTTCAAGGTCGAGCCGCACTCCTACATGGTCAAGGTGGGCGTGGCCTCGGACACAAAGCAGCTGGAGTGGTTTCACAACCCGAGAGACACGAGCAGCCCGAG GTACGACCACGACAGCGGCCACGACAGCGGCAGCGAAGACGCGTGCTACGAGCTCTCGCAGCCCTTCACGCTCCTCACCGTCGGCATGGGCAAGCTCTTCATCCCCAAAGCGTCGCCCTCGTCTTCAACCGCCGCCTCCTCGGGCGACCCGGGCAACCGCGCGCTGCCAATGCCGCAGCGCCTGGGCGTGTGCCTGGATCACGACGCCGGCCGCGTGTACTTCTACGACGCCGACAACATGCGCTGCCTGTACGAGAGGCAGGTGGACTGCTCGGGGATCATGTACCCGGCGTTCGGCCTGATGGGCGGCGGCAAGGTCCAGCTGGAGGAGTCTGTCGCCGCCAAGAGGCTCGCCTACTGA
- the trim36 gene encoding E3 ubiquitin-protein ligase TRIM36 isoform X1: MSDSEDMTEFASIVERIERGEVPIKNIERELICPICKELFTHPLILPCQHSVCHKCVRELLMLNYDDSLDGGSECSLPGSPRSRVPSPSMERLDKLVRSATVRRSLGSRGRRGLRLFSNCSSPRKRSGNTEINPALLTSPVPQKRSISSPGWRRGSVTPRVTTIPCPGCQHDIDLGERGISMLFRNFTLESIVERYRQAARAAVAIMCNICKPTQQQEATKSCMDCKASYCNECFKMHHPWGTPKAQHEYVGPTTNFRPKVLMCPEHEMEKVNMYCEVCRRPVCHLCKLGGTHANHKVTSMSNAYKILKEKLAKSIHYLISKEDKVRAQITGLEQLISQTEENGQLAERQATEHFDCLFETLQERKSEMLKSIEQSRNRRMGQLKSQMEEYQGMLENSGLVGYAQEVLKETDQSCFVQTAKLLHVRIQKATESLRTFHPSADPCFDEFVLDTSREETLLKELCFGGVPDPPMIDLSKSRVYNEAAIFWKLSDDHQPTDQHLLEYRRLGGPSQSPSEEDVEDGVWQAMERMHAASTTVSGLDADSLYAFRVRTCRNSVFSPYSPEVTFHTPPAPAFDFLFSDKCGFSTERLVLSKRRDAVESMAGVAFLLAADRVQMGSYVSLDYIIGDTGISQGRHYWAFKVEPHSYMVKVGVASDTKQLEWFHNPRDTSSPRYDHDSGHDSGSEDACYELSQPFTLLTVGMGKLFIPKASPSSSTAASSGDPGNRALPMPQRLGVCLDHDAGRVYFYDADNMRCLYERQVDCSGIMYPAFGLMGGGKVQLEESVAAKRLAY, translated from the exons ATGTCGGACTCTGAGGACATGACGGAGTTCGCCAGCATCGTGGAGCGCATCGAGCGGGGCGAG GTTCCCATCAAGAACATCGAGCGGGAGCTGATCTGCCCCATCTGCAAGGAGCTTTTCACGCACCCGCTCATCCTACCTTGCCAGCACAGTGTGTGTCACAAATGCGTGCGCGAGCTGCTCATGCTCAACTATGACGACTCCTTGGACGGCGGTTCCGAGTGCTCGTTGCCGGGCAGTCCGAGGTCCCGCGTGCCCTCGCCCTCCATGGAGAGGTTGGACAAGCTGGTGCGATCAG CCACAGTGCGAAGGTCGCTCGGAAGTCGAGGTAGACGCGGCCTCCGGCTGTTCAGTAACTGTAGTA GTCCTCGGAAACGAAGCGGAAATACTGAGATAAATCCAGCACTCCTCACTTCTCCTGTGCCCCAAAAAC GCTCCATCTCATCTCCGGGCTGGCGCCGAGGCTCCGTGACACCCCGGGTCACCACTATCCCGTGCCCGGGCTGCCAGCACGACATCGACCTGGGCGAGCGCGGCATCAGCATGCTCTTCCGCAACTTCACCCTGGAGAGCATCGTGGAGCGCTACCGGCAGGCGGCCCGCGCCGCCGTCGCCATCATGTGCAACATCTGCAAGCCGACGCAGCAGCAAGAGGCCACCAAGAGCTGCATGGACTGCAAGGCCAGCTACTGCAACGAGTGCTTCAAGATGCACCACCCCTGGGGTACGCCCAAGGCCCAGCACGAGTATGTGGGACCCACCACCAACTTTAGGCCCAAG GTTCTGATGTGTCCTGAGCACGAGATGGAGAAGGTGAACATGTACTGTGAGGTGTGCCGGCGGCCCGTGTGCCACCTGTGCAAGCTTGGAGGCACGCACGCCAACCACAAGGTCACGTCCATGAGCAACGCCTACAAGATCCTCAAG GAGAAGCTGGCCAAGAGTATCCATTATCTCATCAGCAAAGAGGACAAAGTCAGGGCTCAAATTACTGGACTGGAGCAGCTCATCAGTCAGACAGAG GAAAATGGACAGCTGGCAGAGCGTCAGGCCACCGAGCACTTTGACTGCCTGTTCGAGACCCTGCAGGAGAGAAAGTCGGAGATGCTCAAATCCATTGAGCAGTCTCGAAACAGACGCATGGGACAGCTCAAATCACAG ATGGAGGAGTACCAGGGCATGCTGGAGAACAGTGGCCTGGTGGGCTATGCTCAGGAGGTACTCAAAGAGACTGACCAGTCTTGCTTTGTACAGACTGCCAAGCTGCTGCACGTCAG aaTCCAGAAGGCCACCGAGTCTCTAAGAACCTTCCACCCATCAGCTGACCCCTGCTTTGATGAGTTTGTCTTGGACACATCCAGAGAGGAGACCCTCCTCAAAGAGTTGTGCTTCGGCGGAG TTCCGGACCCCCCCATGATTGATTTGTCCAAAAGCCGCGTCTATAATGAGGCCGCCATCTTCTGGAAGCTGTCCGATGACCACCAACCCACAGACCAGCACCTGCTAGAGTACCGCAG ATTGGGCGGCCCGAGCCAGTCCCCGTCCGAAGAGGACGTCGAGGATGGCGTCTGGCAAGCGATGGAGCGCATGCATGCCGCTAGCACCACCGTGTCCGGCCTGGACGCTGACAGTTTGTATGCGTTCAGGGTGCGCACCTGCAGGAACTCCGTGTTCAGCCCTTACAGCCCTGAGGTCACCTTCCATACACCCCCTGCACCCG CATTCGACTTCCTGTTCAGTGACAAGTGCGGCTTCAGCACGGAGCGCCTCGTGCTCAGCAAGCGGCGGGACGCCGTGGAGAGCATGGCCGGCGTGGCCTTCCTGCTCGCCGCGGATCGCGTGCAGATGGGCAGCTACGTCAGCCTGGACTATATCATAGGCGACACGGGCATCTCTCAGGGAAG ACACTATTGGGCCTTCAAGGTCGAGCCGCACTCCTACATGGTCAAGGTGGGCGTGGCCTCGGACACAAAGCAGCTGGAGTGGTTTCACAACCCGAGAGACACGAGCAGCCCGAG GTACGACCACGACAGCGGCCACGACAGCGGCAGCGAAGACGCGTGCTACGAGCTCTCGCAGCCCTTCACGCTCCTCACCGTCGGCATGGGCAAGCTCTTCATCCCCAAAGCGTCGCCCTCGTCTTCAACCGCCGCCTCCTCGGGCGACCCGGGCAACCGCGCGCTGCCAATGCCGCAGCGCCTGGGCGTGTGCCTGGATCACGACGCCGGCCGCGTGTACTTCTACGACGCCGACAACATGCGCTGCCTGTACGAGAGGCAGGTGGACTGCTCGGGGATCATGTACCCGGCGTTCGGCCTGATGGGCGGCGGCAAGGTCCAGCTGGAGGAGTCTGTCGCCGCCAAGAGGCTCGCCTACTGA
- the trim36 gene encoding E3 ubiquitin-protein ligase TRIM36 isoform X6, whose translation MSDSEDMTEFASIVERIERGEVPIKNIERELICPICKELFTHPLILPCQHSVCHKCVRELLMLNYDDSLDGGSECSLPGSPRSRVPSPSMERLDKLVRSGSISSPGWRRGSVTPRVTTIPCPGCQHDIDLGERGISMLFRNFTLESIVERYRQAARAAVAIMCNICKPTQQQEATKSCMDCKASYCNECFKMHHPWGTPKAQHEYVGPTTNFRPKVLMCPEHEMEKVNMYCEVCRRPVCHLCKLGGTHANHKVTSMSNAYKILKEKLAKSIHYLISKEDKVRAQITGLEQLISQTEENGQLAERQATEHFDCLFETLQERKSEMLKSIEQSRNRRMGQLKSQMEEYQGMLENSGLVGYAQEVLKETDQSCFVQTAKLLHVRIQKATESLRTFHPSADPCFDEFVLDTSREETLLKELCFGGVPDPPMIDLSKSRVYNEAAIFWKLSDDHQPTDQHLLEYRRLGGPSQSPSEEDVEDGVWQAMERMHAASTTVSGLDADSLYAFRVRTCRNSVFSPYSPEVTFHTPPAPAFDFLFSDKCGFSTERLVLSKRRDAVESMAGVAFLLAADRVQMGSYVSLDYIIGDTGISQGRHYWAFKVEPHSYMVKVGVASDTKQLEWFHNPRDTSSPRYDHDSGHDSGSEDACYELSQPFTLLTVGMGKLFIPKASPSSSTAASSGDPGNRALPMPQRLGVCLDHDAGRVYFYDADNMRCLYERQVDCSGIMYPAFGLMGGGKVQLEESVAAKRLAY comes from the exons ATGTCGGACTCTGAGGACATGACGGAGTTCGCCAGCATCGTGGAGCGCATCGAGCGGGGCGAG GTTCCCATCAAGAACATCGAGCGGGAGCTGATCTGCCCCATCTGCAAGGAGCTTTTCACGCACCCGCTCATCCTACCTTGCCAGCACAGTGTGTGTCACAAATGCGTGCGCGAGCTGCTCATGCTCAACTATGACGACTCCTTGGACGGCGGTTCCGAGTGCTCGTTGCCGGGCAGTCCGAGGTCCCGCGTGCCCTCGCCCTCCATGGAGAGGTTGGACAAGCTGGTGCGATCAG GCTCCATCTCATCTCCGGGCTGGCGCCGAGGCTCCGTGACACCCCGGGTCACCACTATCCCGTGCCCGGGCTGCCAGCACGACATCGACCTGGGCGAGCGCGGCATCAGCATGCTCTTCCGCAACTTCACCCTGGAGAGCATCGTGGAGCGCTACCGGCAGGCGGCCCGCGCCGCCGTCGCCATCATGTGCAACATCTGCAAGCCGACGCAGCAGCAAGAGGCCACCAAGAGCTGCATGGACTGCAAGGCCAGCTACTGCAACGAGTGCTTCAAGATGCACCACCCCTGGGGTACGCCCAAGGCCCAGCACGAGTATGTGGGACCCACCACCAACTTTAGGCCCAAG GTTCTGATGTGTCCTGAGCACGAGATGGAGAAGGTGAACATGTACTGTGAGGTGTGCCGGCGGCCCGTGTGCCACCTGTGCAAGCTTGGAGGCACGCACGCCAACCACAAGGTCACGTCCATGAGCAACGCCTACAAGATCCTCAAG GAGAAGCTGGCCAAGAGTATCCATTATCTCATCAGCAAAGAGGACAAAGTCAGGGCTCAAATTACTGGACTGGAGCAGCTCATCAGTCAGACAGAG GAAAATGGACAGCTGGCAGAGCGTCAGGCCACCGAGCACTTTGACTGCCTGTTCGAGACCCTGCAGGAGAGAAAGTCGGAGATGCTCAAATCCATTGAGCAGTCTCGAAACAGACGCATGGGACAGCTCAAATCACAG ATGGAGGAGTACCAGGGCATGCTGGAGAACAGTGGCCTGGTGGGCTATGCTCAGGAGGTACTCAAAGAGACTGACCAGTCTTGCTTTGTACAGACTGCCAAGCTGCTGCACGTCAG aaTCCAGAAGGCCACCGAGTCTCTAAGAACCTTCCACCCATCAGCTGACCCCTGCTTTGATGAGTTTGTCTTGGACACATCCAGAGAGGAGACCCTCCTCAAAGAGTTGTGCTTCGGCGGAG TTCCGGACCCCCCCATGATTGATTTGTCCAAAAGCCGCGTCTATAATGAGGCCGCCATCTTCTGGAAGCTGTCCGATGACCACCAACCCACAGACCAGCACCTGCTAGAGTACCGCAG ATTGGGCGGCCCGAGCCAGTCCCCGTCCGAAGAGGACGTCGAGGATGGCGTCTGGCAAGCGATGGAGCGCATGCATGCCGCTAGCACCACCGTGTCCGGCCTGGACGCTGACAGTTTGTATGCGTTCAGGGTGCGCACCTGCAGGAACTCCGTGTTCAGCCCTTACAGCCCTGAGGTCACCTTCCATACACCCCCTGCACCCG CATTCGACTTCCTGTTCAGTGACAAGTGCGGCTTCAGCACGGAGCGCCTCGTGCTCAGCAAGCGGCGGGACGCCGTGGAGAGCATGGCCGGCGTGGCCTTCCTGCTCGCCGCGGATCGCGTGCAGATGGGCAGCTACGTCAGCCTGGACTATATCATAGGCGACACGGGCATCTCTCAGGGAAG ACACTATTGGGCCTTCAAGGTCGAGCCGCACTCCTACATGGTCAAGGTGGGCGTGGCCTCGGACACAAAGCAGCTGGAGTGGTTTCACAACCCGAGAGACACGAGCAGCCCGAG GTACGACCACGACAGCGGCCACGACAGCGGCAGCGAAGACGCGTGCTACGAGCTCTCGCAGCCCTTCACGCTCCTCACCGTCGGCATGGGCAAGCTCTTCATCCCCAAAGCGTCGCCCTCGTCTTCAACCGCCGCCTCCTCGGGCGACCCGGGCAACCGCGCGCTGCCAATGCCGCAGCGCCTGGGCGTGTGCCTGGATCACGACGCCGGCCGCGTGTACTTCTACGACGCCGACAACATGCGCTGCCTGTACGAGAGGCAGGTGGACTGCTCGGGGATCATGTACCCGGCGTTCGGCCTGATGGGCGGCGGCAAGGTCCAGCTGGAGGAGTCTGTCGCCGCCAAGAGGCTCGCCTACTGA
- the trim36 gene encoding E3 ubiquitin-protein ligase TRIM36 isoform X3: protein MSDSEDMTEFASIVERIERGEVPIKNIERELICPICKELFTHPLILPCQHSVCHKCVRELLMLNYDDSLDGGSECSLPGSPRSRVPSPSMERLDKLVRSGPRKRSGNTEINPALLTSPVPQKRSISSPGWRRGSVTPRVTTIPCPGCQHDIDLGERGISMLFRNFTLESIVERYRQAARAAVAIMCNICKPTQQQEATKSCMDCKASYCNECFKMHHPWGTPKAQHEYVGPTTNFRPKVLMCPEHEMEKVNMYCEVCRRPVCHLCKLGGTHANHKVTSMSNAYKILKEKLAKSIHYLISKEDKVRAQITGLEQLISQTEENGQLAERQATEHFDCLFETLQERKSEMLKSIEQSRNRRMGQLKSQMEEYQGMLENSGLVGYAQEVLKETDQSCFVQTAKLLHVRIQKATESLRTFHPSADPCFDEFVLDTSREETLLKELCFGGVPDPPMIDLSKSRVYNEAAIFWKLSDDHQPTDQHLLEYRRLGGPSQSPSEEDVEDGVWQAMERMHAASTTVSGLDADSLYAFRVRTCRNSVFSPYSPEVTFHTPPAPAFDFLFSDKCGFSTERLVLSKRRDAVESMAGVAFLLAADRVQMGSYVSLDYIIGDTGISQGRHYWAFKVEPHSYMVKVGVASDTKQLEWFHNPRDTSSPRYDHDSGHDSGSEDACYELSQPFTLLTVGMGKLFIPKASPSSSTAASSGDPGNRALPMPQRLGVCLDHDAGRVYFYDADNMRCLYERQVDCSGIMYPAFGLMGGGKVQLEESVAAKRLAY, encoded by the exons ATGTCGGACTCTGAGGACATGACGGAGTTCGCCAGCATCGTGGAGCGCATCGAGCGGGGCGAG GTTCCCATCAAGAACATCGAGCGGGAGCTGATCTGCCCCATCTGCAAGGAGCTTTTCACGCACCCGCTCATCCTACCTTGCCAGCACAGTGTGTGTCACAAATGCGTGCGCGAGCTGCTCATGCTCAACTATGACGACTCCTTGGACGGCGGTTCCGAGTGCTCGTTGCCGGGCAGTCCGAGGTCCCGCGTGCCCTCGCCCTCCATGGAGAGGTTGGACAAGCTGGTGCGATCAG GTCCTCGGAAACGAAGCGGAAATACTGAGATAAATCCAGCACTCCTCACTTCTCCTGTGCCCCAAAAAC GCTCCATCTCATCTCCGGGCTGGCGCCGAGGCTCCGTGACACCCCGGGTCACCACTATCCCGTGCCCGGGCTGCCAGCACGACATCGACCTGGGCGAGCGCGGCATCAGCATGCTCTTCCGCAACTTCACCCTGGAGAGCATCGTGGAGCGCTACCGGCAGGCGGCCCGCGCCGCCGTCGCCATCATGTGCAACATCTGCAAGCCGACGCAGCAGCAAGAGGCCACCAAGAGCTGCATGGACTGCAAGGCCAGCTACTGCAACGAGTGCTTCAAGATGCACCACCCCTGGGGTACGCCCAAGGCCCAGCACGAGTATGTGGGACCCACCACCAACTTTAGGCCCAAG GTTCTGATGTGTCCTGAGCACGAGATGGAGAAGGTGAACATGTACTGTGAGGTGTGCCGGCGGCCCGTGTGCCACCTGTGCAAGCTTGGAGGCACGCACGCCAACCACAAGGTCACGTCCATGAGCAACGCCTACAAGATCCTCAAG GAGAAGCTGGCCAAGAGTATCCATTATCTCATCAGCAAAGAGGACAAAGTCAGGGCTCAAATTACTGGACTGGAGCAGCTCATCAGTCAGACAGAG GAAAATGGACAGCTGGCAGAGCGTCAGGCCACCGAGCACTTTGACTGCCTGTTCGAGACCCTGCAGGAGAGAAAGTCGGAGATGCTCAAATCCATTGAGCAGTCTCGAAACAGACGCATGGGACAGCTCAAATCACAG ATGGAGGAGTACCAGGGCATGCTGGAGAACAGTGGCCTGGTGGGCTATGCTCAGGAGGTACTCAAAGAGACTGACCAGTCTTGCTTTGTACAGACTGCCAAGCTGCTGCACGTCAG aaTCCAGAAGGCCACCGAGTCTCTAAGAACCTTCCACCCATCAGCTGACCCCTGCTTTGATGAGTTTGTCTTGGACACATCCAGAGAGGAGACCCTCCTCAAAGAGTTGTGCTTCGGCGGAG TTCCGGACCCCCCCATGATTGATTTGTCCAAAAGCCGCGTCTATAATGAGGCCGCCATCTTCTGGAAGCTGTCCGATGACCACCAACCCACAGACCAGCACCTGCTAGAGTACCGCAG ATTGGGCGGCCCGAGCCAGTCCCCGTCCGAAGAGGACGTCGAGGATGGCGTCTGGCAAGCGATGGAGCGCATGCATGCCGCTAGCACCACCGTGTCCGGCCTGGACGCTGACAGTTTGTATGCGTTCAGGGTGCGCACCTGCAGGAACTCCGTGTTCAGCCCTTACAGCCCTGAGGTCACCTTCCATACACCCCCTGCACCCG CATTCGACTTCCTGTTCAGTGACAAGTGCGGCTTCAGCACGGAGCGCCTCGTGCTCAGCAAGCGGCGGGACGCCGTGGAGAGCATGGCCGGCGTGGCCTTCCTGCTCGCCGCGGATCGCGTGCAGATGGGCAGCTACGTCAGCCTGGACTATATCATAGGCGACACGGGCATCTCTCAGGGAAG ACACTATTGGGCCTTCAAGGTCGAGCCGCACTCCTACATGGTCAAGGTGGGCGTGGCCTCGGACACAAAGCAGCTGGAGTGGTTTCACAACCCGAGAGACACGAGCAGCCCGAG GTACGACCACGACAGCGGCCACGACAGCGGCAGCGAAGACGCGTGCTACGAGCTCTCGCAGCCCTTCACGCTCCTCACCGTCGGCATGGGCAAGCTCTTCATCCCCAAAGCGTCGCCCTCGTCTTCAACCGCCGCCTCCTCGGGCGACCCGGGCAACCGCGCGCTGCCAATGCCGCAGCGCCTGGGCGTGTGCCTGGATCACGACGCCGGCCGCGTGTACTTCTACGACGCCGACAACATGCGCTGCCTGTACGAGAGGCAGGTGGACTGCTCGGGGATCATGTACCCGGCGTTCGGCCTGATGGGCGGCGGCAAGGTCCAGCTGGAGGAGTCTGTCGCCGCCAAGAGGCTCGCCTACTGA